Proteins from a genomic interval of Nautilia sp. PV-1:
- a CDS encoding energy-coupling factor ABC transporter ATP-binding protein, whose amino-acid sequence MNKIELKNISYYYEDSLALDNISFSIKNREKLILLGNNGSGKSTVLRILAGLYFPNKGDYYLDNVKITKKNVKKDFRKKIGILFQNPEAMIFNPTVYDEIAFSLKEFGFDNIDDRVINIAKKFGIEKFLKKSPLELSGGEKQKIMLASILVYEPEVLLLDEPTAAMDPKTTGWFIDFIYDLDITAIIATHDLAVAYELSDRAVVMDENHKVVYDGDMEELMKNLDVLLQANLIHKHKHRHKKFIHSHYHLHF is encoded by the coding sequence TGAATAAAATAGAACTAAAAAATATAAGTTATTACTATGAAGATTCTTTAGCTTTGGATAATATCAGTTTTTCTATTAAAAACAGAGAAAAACTGATTTTGTTAGGGAATAACGGAAGCGGAAAATCTACTGTGCTCAGAATATTGGCAGGCTTGTATTTTCCTAATAAAGGTGATTATTATTTAGACAATGTTAAAATAACTAAAAAAAATGTAAAAAAAGATTTTAGAAAAAAAATAGGTATTCTTTTTCAAAATCCGGAAGCTATGATATTTAATCCTACAGTATATGATGAAATTGCTTTTTCTCTTAAAGAGTTCGGTTTTGACAATATTGATGACAGGGTAATCAATATTGCAAAAAAATTTGGAATAGAAAAATTTCTTAAAAAATCTCCGCTTGAACTGAGCGGTGGTGAAAAACAGAAAATTATGCTGGCTTCAATACTGGTTTATGAGCCTGAAGTTTTGCTTTTAGACGAGCCTACTGCGGCCATGGATCCGAAAACGACCGGATGGTTTATAGATTTTATTTATGATCTCGATATTACGGCAATAATTGCAACGCATGATCTTGCTGTTGCGTATGAACTAAGCGACAGGGCTGTTGTTATGGATGAAAATCATAAAGTGGTATATGACGGCGATATGGAAGAGCTTATGAAGAATCTTGATGTATTATTACAAGCTAATCTTATTCACAAACATAAGCACAGACATAAAAAATTTATACATTCTCACTATCATTTACACTTCTAA
- the hypB gene encoding hydrogenase nickel incorporation protein HypB, protein MAEIINEDIKNNPQLSHKVTVIEKILSKNNAMADEIRKTFDEHKITCFNMMSSPGSGKTTTLENLADRLPYKFGVIEGDLETSRDAERIRNKGIWSFQLQTGRACHLDAGMVKHAMPEFPFDDVEVAFIENVGNLVCPASYDVGAHYNMVFVSVPEGDDKIEKYPVMFRKADIVVITKADMVDYFDFDIERAIENARKLKPGVPVVLLNNKTGEGLDEIIEWIKQKREEHLNSLKNQ, encoded by the coding sequence ATGGCTGAAATTATTAATGAAGATATTAAAAATAATCCTCAATTATCTCACAAAGTTACGGTAATTGAGAAAATTCTTTCTAAAAACAACGCAATGGCAGATGAAATCAGAAAAACTTTTGATGAACATAAAATTACATGTTTTAATATGATGAGTTCTCCCGGAAGCGGTAAAACAACCACACTTGAAAATCTGGCGGACAGACTGCCTTATAAATTCGGTGTAATCGAGGGAGATTTAGAAACAAGCAGAGATGCAGAGAGGATCAGAAACAAAGGTATCTGGTCTTTTCAGCTTCAAACAGGAAGAGCATGTCATCTTGACGCCGGAATGGTTAAACATGCTATGCCTGAATTTCCTTTTGATGATGTTGAAGTGGCTTTTATAGAAAACGTTGGAAACCTTGTGTGTCCTGCAAGCTATGATGTCGGAGCACATTACAATATGGTATTTGTAAGTGTGCCTGAAGGAGACGATAAAATTGAGAAATATCCTGTAATGTTTAGAAAAGCCGACATAGTTGTTATTACAAAAGCGGACATGGTTGATTATTTTGATTTTGATATCGAAAGAGCAATTGAAAATGCCAGAAAACTAAAACCAGGAGTGCCTGTAGTGCTGCTTAATAATAAAACAGGCGAAGGTTTGGATGAAATAATCGAATGGATTAAGCAAAAAAGAGAAGAACATTTAAACTCGCTCAAAAATCAGTAA
- a CDS encoding HypC/HybG/HupF family hydrogenase formation chaperone has product MCLAIPSKVLSIDENNIAEVDTLGVKRQVSLDLIQEEVKPGDYVLIHVGYAMGKIDEKEALESIEVYKMLAEAAMNEDFEIDPERLVTEDGPLLYKPEEEENK; this is encoded by the coding sequence ATGTGTTTGGCAATTCCTAGCAAAGTTTTGAGTATAGATGAAAACAACATAGCGGAAGTTGATACTTTAGGCGTAAAAAGACAGGTTAGCCTTGACTTGATTCAAGAAGAAGTTAAACCTGGCGATTATGTGCTTATCCATGTTGGATACGCAATGGGTAAAATAGACGAAAAAGAAGCGCTCGAGAGTATAGAGGTGTATAAAATGCTTGCAGAAGCCGCCATGAACGAGGATTTTGAAATAGATCCCGAACGGCTTGTAACAGAAGACGGTCCTTTATTATACAAACCGGAAGAAGAGGAAAACAAATAA
- the hypD gene encoding hydrogenase formation protein HypD, protein MSDLTLKDLYFKFRDPTAMKTLAELIRKEAKDLKEPMRVMEICGGHTHTIMKYGIKQLLPDNIEFIHGPGCPVCVMPKERIDHAIELAKQEGVILATLGDMIRVPGSKSSLAKVRAEGADVRPLHSTLDVLKIAKENPDKKVVFFAIGFETTTPMTAALMERAFKEGVKNIYYHINHVLVPPPMRAIMDSGEAKINAFIGPSHVSVIIGAKSYQFLVDRYNTPVVVAGFEPVDVMESILMLVRQKLKGEPKVEIQYKRATTWDGNVLAQKMIDKYMDVRDSFRWRGLGDIPKSALKLREEYAEFDAEKVFADILPNEPIDDHKLCICGQILRGLAKPTDCKVFGSACTPSSPLGSCMVSDEGACNAYYRYAR, encoded by the coding sequence ATGAGCGATTTAACACTTAAAGATTTATATTTTAAATTCAGAGATCCTACGGCTATGAAAACGTTAGCCGAACTAATAAGAAAAGAAGCAAAAGATCTTAAAGAACCTATGAGGGTTATGGAAATTTGCGGAGGTCATACACATACGATTATGAAATACGGAATTAAGCAGCTGCTTCCGGATAATATCGAGTTTATTCACGGTCCCGGATGTCCTGTGTGCGTTATGCCAAAAGAAAGAATTGACCACGCGATTGAGCTTGCAAAACAGGAAGGTGTGATTTTAGCTACTCTGGGAGATATGATAAGAGTTCCCGGAAGCAAAAGCTCTCTTGCCAAAGTAAGGGCGGAAGGAGCTGATGTAAGACCTCTTCATTCAACTCTTGACGTGCTTAAAATCGCAAAAGAAAACCCTGATAAAAAAGTTGTGTTTTTTGCTATAGGTTTTGAAACAACAACTCCTATGACGGCTGCTTTAATGGAAAGAGCCTTTAAAGAAGGTGTTAAAAATATTTATTATCATATTAACCACGTTCTTGTCCCGCCTCCTATGAGAGCAATTATGGACAGCGGAGAAGCAAAGATTAACGCATTTATAGGTCCTAGCCACGTGAGTGTTATAATCGGTGCAAAAAGTTATCAGTTTTTGGTTGACAGATATAATACGCCTGTCGTTGTAGCGGGCTTTGAACCGGTTGACGTTATGGAAAGTATTTTGATGCTTGTAAGGCAAAAATTAAAAGGCGAGCCTAAAGTTGAAATCCAGTATAAACGTGCTACTACATGGGACGGAAACGTTCTTGCGCAAAAAATGATAGACAAGTATATGGACGTAAGAGATTCATTTAGATGGAGAGGGCTTGGGGATATTCCTAAAAGCGCTCTTAAATTAAGAGAGGAATATGCCGAGTTTGATGCTGAAAAAGTATTTGCAGACATATTGCCAAACGAACCTATTGACGATCATAAACTGTGTATCTGCGGACAGATTTTAAGAGGGCTTGCAAAACCTACCGACTGTAAAGTGTTTGGTAGCGCCTGTACGCCTAGCAGCCCGCTTGGAAGCTGTATGGTTAGTGATGAGGGTGCATGTAACGCATATTACAGATATGCAAGATAA
- the hypE gene encoding hydrogenase expression/formation protein HypE translates to MKITLAFGGGGEETNKLINDLFYKNFSNPVLESAEDAAVVEMDGKTAFTTDSFTVSPVFFNGGNIGKLAVAGTCNDLAMMGAEPQFLTCGFMIEEGLEFSELEKIVKTMAKELEKAGAKIVAGDTKVVPAGSVDKIFINTSGIGKIIKPGISAHNLKEGDVIIVSRDIGRHGTVVMAHRYEVETDLESDCKVLWDEVKALIDADIDIKAMRDATRGGLSAVLNEWAQASNVGIEVYEDKLPISDEVIGLCEIFGFEPLDLANEGTFIVAVDKKDAQKAEEILRKFNSSASIIGSVNSDKKVVLKSPWGSKRYIELPKGELLPRIC, encoded by the coding sequence ATGAAAATTACATTGGCATTCGGCGGTGGCGGAGAAGAAACAAATAAATTAATAAACGACCTGTTTTATAAAAATTTTTCAAATCCTGTATTGGAATCGGCTGAAGATGCGGCTGTAGTGGAAATGGACGGAAAAACGGCATTTACAACTGACAGTTTTACAGTCAGTCCCGTTTTTTTTAACGGAGGAAATATCGGAAAGCTAGCGGTAGCCGGAACATGCAACGATTTAGCGATGATGGGTGCCGAGCCGCAGTTTTTGACGTGCGGTTTTATGATTGAAGAGGGGCTTGAATTCAGCGAGCTTGAAAAGATTGTAAAAACAATGGCAAAAGAACTTGAAAAGGCGGGAGCTAAGATTGTCGCAGGTGATACGAAAGTCGTTCCTGCAGGAAGTGTCGATAAGATATTTATAAATACTTCCGGAATAGGGAAAATTATTAAACCTGGAATAAGCGCACATAATTTAAAAGAAGGCGATGTTATTATTGTAAGCCGTGACATTGGAAGACACGGAACAGTTGTTATGGCACACAGATATGAGGTTGAAACGGATCTGGAAAGCGACTGTAAAGTTTTATGGGACGAAGTAAAAGCCCTTATTGATGCGGATATTGATATTAAAGCGATGAGAGATGCCACAAGAGGAGGGCTTAGCGCCGTTTTAAATGAATGGGCACAGGCCAGTAATGTTGGTATTGAGGTATATGAAGATAAACTGCCGATTTCTGATGAGGTAATAGGTCTTTGTGAGATTTTCGGTTTTGAGCCTCTGGATTTGGCAAATGAAGGAACATTTATTGTCGCAGTTGACAAAAAAGATGCTCAAAAAGCCGAAGAAATATTAAGAAAATTTAATTCGTCTGCAAGTATTATAGGCAGTGTAAACAGCGATAAAAAGGTTGTGTTAAAATCTCCTTGGGGAAGTAAAAGATATATTGAACTGCCAAAAGGTGAATTATTGCCGAGAATTTGCTAA
- the ubiE gene encoding bifunctional demethylmenaquinone methyltransferase/2-methoxy-6-polyprenyl-1,4-benzoquinol methylase UbiE: MSKQEQIVRMFDSIANRYDFVNRVLTFGIDKKWRQNAIKDALNAIDKKEVKILDVACGTGDMIEIWQKEASKKNISTRICGLDPSVGMLEVAKNRFPSLKFYNAYATDIPCQSNTIDGISISFGIRNVLEIKKAISEFHRVLKTGGIVLVLEFVKAENPNKFRKCVDFYSNKFLPKIGGILSKNKEAYEYLPNSIENFYTPSELIGLFEESGFSTLKQDSYNFGQVGVFIFRK; this comes from the coding sequence GTGAGTAAACAAGAACAGATAGTCCGAATGTTTGACTCTATTGCAAACAGATATGATTTTGTAAATAGGGTTTTGACATTCGGAATAGATAAGAAATGGCGTCAGAACGCTATAAAAGACGCATTAAACGCAATTGATAAAAAAGAAGTGAAAATTTTGGATGTTGCATGCGGTACAGGCGATATGATTGAAATATGGCAAAAAGAAGCGTCTAAAAAGAACATATCTACTCGTATCTGCGGACTGGACCCAAGTGTGGGAATGCTTGAAGTAGCAAAAAACAGGTTTCCGAGTTTAAAATTTTATAATGCCTATGCTACGGATATACCTTGTCAAAGCAATACGATAGACGGTATAAGCATTTCTTTTGGAATCAGAAACGTACTGGAAATTAAAAAAGCTATAAGCGAATTCCACAGAGTACTGAAAACTGGAGGAATTGTTTTGGTGCTTGAATTTGTCAAAGCGGAAAATCCTAATAAATTCAGAAAATGTGTGGATTTTTATTCAAATAAGTTTTTGCCTAAAATCGGAGGAATATTGAGTAAGAATAAAGAAGCTTATGAGTATCTTCCTAACTCTATAGAAAATTTTTATACTCCAAGCGAGTTAATAGGGCTTTTTGAAGAATCCGGATTTAGCACTTTAAAACAAGACAGTTATAACTTTGGACAGGTAGGGGTCTTTATATTTAGAAAGTAA
- the thiS gene encoding sulfur carrier protein ThiS: MKIIINGHEKDIAQNTTIKKLLEDLKVLDKTMAVAVNMKIVKKDEWDKYTLHENDKIEALNFVGGG, from the coding sequence ATGAAAATAATAATAAACGGACACGAAAAAGACATAGCACAAAACACAACAATCAAGAAGCTTTTAGAAGATTTAAAAGTGCTTGATAAAACAATGGCTGTAGCCGTTAATATGAAAATTGTAAAAAAAGACGAATGGGACAAATACACTCTTCATGAAAATGACAAAATAGAGGCTCTTAATTTTGTAGGAGGAGGTTAG
- the glyS gene encoding glycine--tRNA ligase subunit beta, whose amino-acid sequence MLKPLLIEIGVEELPAIPLLKELPNIEKKWLDILEKHDLKANFSFYYTPRRLTLWHREFPVKQEDKVEEIWGAPKEIIEKNPKALEGFAKKCGIAPEDVIFKTKGNKEFAYFQKEVQGKEAKELLPQMINEWLHSLNFGKTMKWGVCEEEFIRPVRWILCMFEDETVEFNAYCVKSSNITKPHRIFKEDIQINYVGDYFCKLDKNGVILYQDERKAKILREIEKLQKEHNITVEIDEDLLDEIVAITEYPTPLLGKFDKEFLVLPPEVIITSMKEHQRYFPVYKNGELTNAFVVVSNAYTDNFAKIIAGNEKVLRARLSDALFFWENDLKNGLSIEGLKNIVYMDNLGSVYDKVKREENIAEILADKYNADKEKLLKAVNLAKADLLTEMVYEFTELQGIMGYYYAKAQGIDDEIATAIKEQYTDRASNKISALLNIARNLDTLMALFSIGKIPKGNKDPFGLRRAANYMIKIANENGIPLDIKEIINELKPAYKEFDTNQLIEFIFERLYKFYNINPSVIRSVLATGESNLLEIDKKIKLINNMVNSKDFKELSTTFKRVANIVKDFDLNTISVDENLFEKDEERNLWNEFKKVNAIDNLEEKLDFLISLKPLIDKFFDNVMVNVEDEKVRHNRKSLIASIYKEFLDIADIKEITI is encoded by the coding sequence ATGTTAAAACCTTTATTAATAGAAATCGGAGTTGAAGAGCTTCCTGCAATTCCCCTTCTTAAAGAACTGCCAAATATAGAAAAAAAATGGCTTGATATTTTAGAAAAACACGATTTAAAAGCAAACTTTTCATTTTATTATACGCCAAGACGTTTAACATTATGGCACAGAGAGTTCCCGGTAAAACAGGAAGACAAAGTAGAAGAAATATGGGGAGCGCCTAAAGAAATTATTGAAAAAAACCCTAAAGCACTTGAAGGTTTTGCAAAAAAATGCGGCATAGCTCCTGAAGATGTGATTTTCAAAACCAAAGGCAACAAAGAATTTGCATATTTCCAAAAAGAAGTACAGGGAAAAGAGGCTAAAGAACTGCTTCCTCAGATGATTAATGAATGGTTGCATTCTTTAAATTTCGGAAAAACAATGAAATGGGGAGTATGCGAAGAAGAATTTATAAGACCCGTCAGATGGATTTTATGTATGTTTGAAGATGAAACCGTTGAATTTAACGCTTACTGTGTAAAATCTTCAAACATTACAAAACCTCATAGAATTTTTAAAGAAGACATACAAATAAACTACGTGGGAGACTATTTCTGCAAACTCGACAAAAACGGAGTAATTTTATACCAAGATGAAAGAAAAGCCAAGATATTAAGAGAAATAGAAAAACTTCAAAAAGAGCATAATATCACTGTGGAAATTGACGAAGACCTTCTTGATGAAATAGTTGCGATTACTGAATATCCTACGCCTCTTTTAGGAAAATTTGACAAAGAGTTTTTAGTACTTCCCCCTGAAGTAATAATTACTTCTATGAAAGAACATCAAAGATATTTCCCGGTATATAAAAACGGAGAACTTACAAACGCGTTTGTTGTAGTAAGCAATGCATACACCGACAATTTTGCAAAAATTATTGCAGGAAACGAAAAAGTTTTAAGAGCCAGACTAAGCGACGCCTTATTCTTCTGGGAAAACGACCTGAAAAACGGCCTTAGCATTGAAGGACTTAAAAATATCGTATACATGGATAATTTAGGAAGCGTATACGATAAAGTAAAAAGAGAAGAAAATATTGCAGAAATTCTGGCGGACAAATATAATGCCGATAAAGAAAAACTGCTAAAAGCCGTTAATCTTGCAAAAGCCGACCTTCTAACTGAAATGGTTTATGAATTTACAGAACTTCAGGGAATTATGGGATATTATTATGCAAAAGCCCAGGGTATCGATGACGAAATAGCAACTGCAATAAAAGAGCAGTATACGGACAGAGCCTCTAATAAAATCTCAGCATTATTAAACATTGCAAGAAATCTGGACACTTTAATGGCTCTGTTTAGTATAGGCAAAATTCCAAAAGGAAACAAAGACCCTTTCGGACTCAGACGTGCGGCAAACTACATGATTAAAATTGCCAATGAAAACGGCATACCTTTAGATATTAAAGAAATCATTAACGAATTAAAACCGGCTTATAAAGAATTCGATACAAATCAGCTGATTGAATTCATTTTTGAAAGACTGTACAAATTCTATAATATCAATCCGTCAGTAATAAGAAGCGTTCTTGCCACGGGTGAAAGTAATCTTCTTGAAATAGACAAAAAAATAAAACTGATTAACAATATGGTAAATTCTAAAGATTTTAAAGAGCTTTCAACAACCTTCAAAAGGGTTGCTAATATTGTTAAAGATTTTGATCTTAACACTATCAGTGTTGATGAGAATCTTTTTGAAAAAGATGAAGAGAGAAATTTATGGAATGAATTTAAAAAAGTAAACGCAATAGACAACCTTGAAGAAAAACTGGACTTTTTAATTTCGTTAAAACCTCTGATTGACAAATTCTTTGATAACGTAATGGTAAATGTTGAAGATGAAAAAGTAAGACACAACAGAAAAAGCCTTATCGCGTCAATCTATAAAGAATTTCTTGATATTGCAGATATTAAAGAAATCACTATTTAA
- a CDS encoding sensor histidine kinase has protein sequence MKKTTYILGVLILIMIAFLLWASNIFQSTEYKISRDLFKYQIKEMKCFMKNINRYISVEYGDNLLESLRRNPKLRKELNFYLSSFMTGKVKNLFIVYKPENEKFFRVLADGSRNPDDRFAFNEKFEPLKSKYWYKVLATKEPIVFKQKINDIWTTLLYPVVKFNRVDYIIVVDFSVLPLILINKNLEILKGNLKVIIFIMIMSVIILVIFLFYDWKRQREMQKLINELQILNDTLEDKVKEEIEKNREKEKQLILQSRMALMGELLSMIAHQWRQPLNVMGLVVSKLKLRSQLGALTDVEIKEAISKIDEMIKHLSNTIDDFRKFYRKEDDLKSVKLYDIINQTLNIAKASIENKNIQIKLNINCPKELKTFPNELKQVLLNIIKNAEDILVERKIKNPYIEISAYFDKKEKLCVLEIKDNAGGIREDIIDKIFNPYFTTKDERNGTGLGLYMSKQIVEERLKGRLIAYNDDKGAVFRIELKAGYE, from the coding sequence ATGAAAAAGACAACATATATCTTAGGTGTTTTAATACTGATAATGATTGCCTTTTTATTGTGGGCATCAAATATTTTTCAGTCTACGGAATATAAAATAAGCAGAGATTTATTTAAATATCAGATAAAAGAAATGAAGTGTTTTATGAAAAATATAAATAGATACATATCTGTTGAATATGGGGATAACCTACTTGAATCTCTTAGAAGAAATCCAAAATTGAGAAAAGAGCTGAATTTTTATTTAAGCAGTTTTATGACCGGTAAAGTAAAAAATCTTTTTATTGTATACAAACCGGAAAATGAAAAATTTTTTAGAGTTTTAGCCGACGGAAGTAGAAACCCTGATGACAGATTTGCTTTTAATGAAAAATTTGAACCGTTGAAAAGTAAATACTGGTATAAGGTTTTAGCAACGAAAGAACCTATTGTATTTAAGCAGAAAATTAACGATATATGGACTACACTTTTATATCCGGTCGTAAAATTTAACAGGGTTGATTATATAATAGTAGTGGATTTTTCAGTACTGCCTCTTATTTTAATAAATAAAAACCTTGAAATACTTAAAGGAAATTTAAAAGTAATTATTTTTATAATGATTATGTCTGTAATAATACTGGTTATTTTTTTATTTTATGATTGGAAAAGACAGAGGGAAATGCAAAAACTTATTAACGAACTTCAAATATTAAACGATACACTGGAAGATAAAGTGAAGGAAGAAATAGAAAAAAACAGGGAAAAAGAAAAACAGCTTATACTGCAGTCAAGAATGGCCTTGATGGGAGAACTTTTGAGTATGATTGCCCATCAATGGAGACAGCCTCTTAATGTAATGGGACTGGTTGTTTCAAAACTGAAATTAAGATCTCAGCTTGGAGCTTTGACTGATGTCGAGATAAAAGAGGCTATTTCTAAAATAGACGAAATGATTAAACATTTAAGTAATACCATTGATGATTTTAGGAAGTTTTACAGAAAAGAAGATGATTTAAAATCTGTCAAGTTATATGATATAATTAATCAGACTTTGAATATAGCCAAGGCTTCAATAGAAAATAAGAATATCCAGATAAAATTAAATATAAATTGTCCAAAAGAATTAAAAACATTTCCTAATGAATTAAAACAGGTGCTTTTAAATATTATAAAAAATGCGGAAGATATTTTGGTGGAAAGAAAAATAAAAAATCCGTATATTGAAATCAGTGCGTATTTTGATAAAAAAGAAAAATTATGCGTTTTAGAAATAAAGGATAACGCCGGAGGTATCAGAGAAGATATTATAGATAAAATTTTTAATCCATATTTTACTACAAAGGATGAAAGAAATGGTACGGGGCTTGGTTTATATATGAGTAAACAGATTGTAGAAGAAAGGTTAAAAGGTAGGTTAATAGCGTATAACGATGACAAAGGTGCTGTGTTTAGAATAGAATTAAAGGCTGGGTATGAATAA
- a CDS encoding EAL domain-containing protein, with protein sequence MNNLHEIINFTKNFTVLYVEDNEDARIETKQILKDFFKNVITAVDGEDGLNKFKNNKVDVVITDINMPKMNGLEMIRRIKEIKPDISTLVVSAYNETEYFIEAIKLGVDGFVLKPFEIEQFVDMIQKIAQNLILKKQAEEFENLLKQYQNIVDKSVMVAKFDIEKKFTYVNDEFCKILGYDKDEIIGKEIEYILHHPEKIKEEIEYFWKKIIEDKKLCTTLIKANDKNGKIIYIKTIVSPVLDENDNIIELISLCYDISEMMKPKKLLYDYIENAKEPFVALIEIENFQSFSNFFGEKIAETIENKFEEYLEDLLPRGLDKIFDLDDGVYAIVTDLSQDGICYRQYIEELKNLQKKINYSQLDIGEFLYDVTVIMSVSKGKEAFENARIGMFKIKSNKDSFIVADGLLEKEKKVAQENLQILHILKEAIDNKNIVCFYQPIIDNETKKIVKYETLVRIEYNNEIIPPAKFIDVAKQGIYYSKITEIVLSEAFDIVKKMKDYDISINISEIDIEKEIVRELIYEMLSKNKEYAKYVTFELLEDADVEKYDVLHEFINKIKDLGVTIAIDDFGSGYSNFVRLINYKPDYLKLDGTLIKDIHKDKFSYSVVKSIVEFAKANEIKTIAEFVENEEIFKTVKELGVNYSQGYYFGKPQRLAL encoded by the coding sequence ATGAATAATTTACATGAAATAATAAACTTTACTAAGAATTTTACTGTTTTATATGTAGAAGACAATGAAGATGCTAGAATTGAAACAAAACAGATTCTTAAAGATTTTTTCAAAAATGTTATTACAGCGGTTGACGGAGAAGACGGTTTAAATAAATTTAAAAACAATAAAGTGGATGTTGTTATAACTGACATTAATATGCCTAAAATGAACGGGCTGGAAATGATTAGGCGTATTAAAGAAATAAAACCGGATATAAGTACGCTTGTCGTGTCAGCTTATAATGAAACGGAATATTTTATTGAAGCAATCAAACTTGGTGTTGACGGATTTGTATTAAAACCGTTTGAAATTGAACAGTTTGTTGATATGATACAAAAAATAGCTCAAAATCTGATTTTAAAAAAACAGGCTGAAGAGTTTGAAAATCTTTTAAAACAGTATCAGAATATTGTAGACAAAAGCGTGATGGTTGCCAAATTCGATATAGAAAAAAAGTTTACTTACGTAAACGACGAATTTTGTAAAATACTTGGATATGATAAAGACGAAATAATAGGAAAAGAAATTGAATATATTTTGCATCATCCTGAAAAAATCAAAGAAGAAATCGAATATTTTTGGAAAAAAATAATTGAAGACAAAAAACTTTGCACCACTTTAATAAAAGCAAATGATAAAAACGGAAAAATTATTTATATTAAAACTATTGTAAGCCCAGTACTTGATGAAAACGATAATATAATAGAGCTGATATCTCTTTGTTACGATATTAGTGAAATGATGAAACCTAAAAAACTGTTATATGATTATATAGAAAACGCAAAAGAACCTTTTGTGGCTTTAATAGAGATCGAAAATTTCCAAAGTTTCAGTAATTTTTTCGGTGAAAAAATTGCTGAAACCATTGAAAACAAATTTGAAGAATACCTCGAGGACCTTTTGCCAAGAGGTTTAGATAAAATATTTGATCTTGATGACGGTGTTTATGCAATTGTTACAGATTTGAGTCAAGACGGGATATGTTACAGACAGTATATTGAAGAGCTGAAAAATTTACAAAAAAAGATTAATTATTCTCAACTGGATATAGGAGAATTTTTATATGACGTTACAGTAATAATGAGCGTTTCCAAAGGTAAAGAGGCTTTTGAAAATGCCAGAATAGGTATGTTTAAAATTAAATCGAACAAGGATTCTTTTATAGTTGCCGACGGACTTCTTGAAAAAGAAAAAAAAGTGGCTCAGGAAAACCTTCAGATACTTCATATATTAAAAGAAGCGATAGACAATAAAAACATAGTCTGTTTTTATCAGCCTATAATTGATAACGAAACAAAAAAAATAGTTAAATATGAAACTCTAGTGAGGATAGAATATAATAATGAAATTATACCGCCTGCAAAATTTATAGACGTTGCAAAGCAGGGGATTTATTATTCCAAAATTACCGAGATAGTATTAAGTGAAGCTTTCGATATTGTTAAAAAAATGAAAGATTACGATATTAGTATAAATATCTCTGAAATAGATATCGAAAAAGAGATAGTAAGAGAACTTATTTATGAAATGTTGAGTAAAAATAAAGAATATGCAAAATATGTTACTTTTGAACTGTTGGAAGATGCGGATGTGGAAAAATATGACGTTTTGCATGAATTTATTAATAAAATTAAAGATCTCGGTGTAACCATTGCGATAGATGATTTCGGAAGCGGTTATTCGAATTTTGTAAGACTGATAAATTATAAACCGGATTATCTAAAACTGGACGGAACACTGATAAAAGATATTCATAAAGATAAATTTTCTTACAGCGTAGTAAAATCGATTGTAGAATTTGCCAAAGCAAATGAAATTAAAACTATAGCCGAGTTTGTTGAAAATGAAGAAATTTTTAAGACTGTGAAAGAGCTTGGAGTTAATTATTCTCAAGGATATTACTTTGGAAAACCTCAGAGACTAGCTTTATAA